The Natribaculum luteum genome contains the following window.
CCGCACCTGAACGCCGACGGGTTCGTCTGCGTGCTGATTGATCCGCTCGTGTAACTCTTCGGCGAGGTCGGGGTCGGCCTCGTCCGGGGGAACCCCGATCGTGACCACGACGCGCTCGGGCCCGCGGAAGGGGTAGTCGTCGTTCAACACGACCTCGAGGTCGATCAGCTGGAGGTCGTCGCCGTTCTCCTCGAGGACCGCCACGGCCTCGTCTCGAGCGTCCTGTTCGAACGACCCCGTCTGGTAGGTGGAGTAGGTGATCCCGCCGAGAAACGCCGAGAAGACGAGCACGACGAGCGCGAGCGCGCCGATCTGGCGTCGAATGCGGGCCCGCGTCGGCTCGAGGTCGAACAGGCTCTCCGGGCGGTAGCCGGTGTACCACAGCGTGACCAGCCCCGCGAGGTTGACCGAGAGCACGTTGACGAACACGAGGACCGTCGAGCCGATCGCAGCCGCCGGTTCGCCGAAGGCGATGGCGATGCCCGCCGTCGCAGCGGGCGGGATGAGCGCGGCGGCGATCATGACGCCGACGAGCGCGACCGAGACGCCCGTCGCGATGCTCAGGATGCCCGCGACGCCGGCACCGAGTGCGATGACGAGCGAGAGCAGATCGGGCGTGAGGCGCTCGGAAATCTCGCCGATGGTCGCGATGTTTAGCCCCGGGGGCACGATGTTTCCCATCCTGATGAGCCACGCGAACACCGCTGCCGATCCGATCGCGAGGGCGACGCCCAGTACCTGATGTTTCACCCCGCTTCTGAGTAGGTCTTCGTCGCCGAGTACCGTCCCGATGCTCGCACCCAGCGCCGGTCCGATCAGCGGCGCGATCACCATCGACCCGACGACGACGGCCGGCGAGTCGAGCAACAGTCCCGCCGTCGCCACCAGCGCGCTGACGACGGTTAGCGTCACGTAGATGCTGAACGAGGGAGTCATCTCCTCGGCGTGGGTCTGTAACTCCTGGCGGGAGATGCGATCCTCCTCGACGTCGCCGTTCTCGTACTCGTCGCGCAGCGTCTCGAACTTCCGCGAGATGACCGTCTCGGCGTCGACGACCACCGTGTAAGCGTCCTCGTCGACGCCCTCCTCGTGTAGCGCGTCGAGTACCGACTCGACCGCCGCCGACGGCAGCGGGAAGTAGACGACCGCCGTGTACTCCCGACCGCTCGTCTCGTCGGTGACGACGTACTCGACCCCTTCCTCCTCGAGCGTCTCGAGGATCTTCTCTCGCGCCCCCATCGGAACCATCAGTTGTACGAGCCGCACGTCGAGTGGTGACGAAGCCAGGGAGCATAATTCCGTGGTCGTCTCAGAGAGAAACGGCGGGCCGTTCTCTCGACGCGGCGTCTGGGGCCTCGGTCACGTCGAACGTAACGTCGATGTCGCGGCAGTTGACGGACCTTATTACCCACGCCGATCCTACACTCGAGTATGTTCGACACGCGCCCGGATCGCGAAGCCGAAGTCGTCCTCGTCGGTCGCTCGAACGTCGGCAAATCGACGCTCATGCGGAAGCTCACCGGTCACAGCTTCGACACCGGCGGGAAGCCAGGCGTCACTCGCGAGCCGAACCACTACGACTGGGCGCCCGAGGACTTCGTGCTCACGGATCTGCCCGGTTTCGGCTTCATGAGCGGCGTCGACGAGGATCGACGGGAGGCGATCAAGACCGACATCGTCCACTACATAGAGGAGTACGCCGACAACATTCTCGTCGCCATCCTCGTCGTCGATGGCAAGAGCGTCGTCGACATCATCGACCGCCACTCCGGCCCCGACGAGATCCCCTACGACGTCGAGATGTTCCACTTCCTGCGCGAGCTGGGGATTCCGACGGTCGTCGCCGTCAACAAGATGGACAAGGTCGACGACCGCGACGAACGGCTCGACGAACTCTGTGACCGACTCGGACTCCACCCGCCGTGGCAACAGTGGCAAGACACCATCGCCCCGATCAGCGCCAAACGCGACCAGCTCGAGCCCCTCTACGAGGCCGTTCGCACCCACCTCCACGAACAGCAGCGCGACGATCTGTTCAAGTTCTTCTAGCGGTCTCGGGCGCTAGACGCATAGACCAGAACGGTCAACCACTCTCAACGCCACGTGTTCGCATGGACGAGCCGATCGAGTACACACCGATCGGGTGGATTCGAACACCGTTCGACGACCCGGCGGGGATGCCGATCCAGTCCGCCGCCACGGCGACCGAGGCAACCGTCGAACTCGAGGAGCGGTTCGCACCCGGCGTCGCCGACCTCGAGGAATTCTCTCACGCGATTCTCGTCTACCACTTCCACCGGGGCGACCCGGAGCCGTCGCTTTCGGTCACGCCCTTTCTCGACGAGGCCGACCGGGGGGTGTTCGCGACGCGTGCGCCCGTCCGGCCGAACCGAATCGGGCTCTCGGTCGTCCGTGTCGTAGCCGTCGAGGGGGCGACGATCACGGTCGAAGGAGCCGACGTCGTCGACGGCACGCCGTTGCTCGACGTCAAGCCGTTCGTCCCCGCCTTCGACGCCCCCGAAGACGCCGACGTCGGCTGGCTCGAGGGCGTCGACGATCCGGGAGCGGTCACTGCCGACGAGCGGTTCGCCGACGCCGACGAGACGAACCGGGAGTGATCAAAACTCGAGCGTGTACACCGCTTCGTCGTACGTCCCATCGCCGATCTGGACGGTCCCCCGGTCGGTCTCCTCGAAGTCGAGTCCCTCGTAGAACGTCCGTGACGCCTCGTTCGAGGCGAGGTCGAACGCCCGCATTCGCGTGACGCCGAGTTCCACCAGTCGTTCGCGCAGGTGCTGGTGGAGGGCGGTGCCGACGCCGGCGTCCTGGTGGTCGGGGTGGACGTACATCCGCAGGACGTCGCCCTCCTCGCCGTCGGCGAGTGCGTGAGTGAACCCCACGACCTCACCGCCTACCTCGGCGACGAGGAGCACGGTGTCGATCCCCTCGAGCGAGACGTCGAGGTCGTCGCCGTGCCAGCCGCCGATCGCCGTCTCGAGTTCGTCGTCCCCGTACCACTCGTCGACGACCGCGTCGATGGTGTCGGCCTCGAGGTCGTCGTAGGTATCGTGCCACGTCTCTCGAGCGACCGCACGAATCGCCTCGCGGTCGGCGGAGGTCGCCGATCTAATCTTCATGCCTGTTTCACGGTAACAATGGCACATAGGGGTTGCCACTGTTCAGAGGCGATCGCGTGTCCGACGGCCGGTTCGACCGACCGAGTGTGACGATCAGTGGAGTCGCTCCTGCGAGAGCATGATCACCATCGAGAAGCCGGAGACGACGATGATGAGCAAGGCGGGGACGGCGGCGTACTGGAAGTAGGCGGCCTCCTGTGCGCGCCAGATCTGGGTGACGAGCGTCTCGAACCCGGCCGGCCGGAGGACGAGCGTCGCCGGGAGTTCTTTCATCGTGGTGAGGAACACGAGCGCCGCGCCGGCGCTTACGCCGGGCGCGATGAGCGGAAGCGTGACCCGTCGAAACGCGCCGAGCGGGGCGTCGCCGAGCGTGCGCGCCGACTCGACGAGTGCCGGATCGATCTGCAGCGTCGTGGTCCGGATGGATCCGACGGCCTGGGGCATAAAGCGCACGACGTACGCGAACACGAGCAGCGGAAGCGTCTGGTAGATCGCGGGGGCGTAGCCGGTACCGAAGTAGACCAGCGCGAACGCGAGGACGATTCCCGGCACCGCGAAGCCGACGTAGGTCGCCCGCTCGAAGATCGTCGCGAGCGGGGAGTCGTGCTTGGCGGCGAAGTACGCGACGGGGAGGGCAGCCGCGGCGGCGAGGAGTGCTGTCACGAAAGACACGGTAACCGAGTTGAACGCATAGCTCCACTCGAAAGCGAGGTCTGCACGTCGGCCGCTGTCGGCACGGACGAGCCAGAGGCCGAGAATCCAGACCGGGACGACGAGCGCCACCGACGACACCGTCGCCGGCAGCAGCGTCGCCGGCCACCGCCACTTGCCGAGCGTGACCCGCGACTCGCCCGACCGACCGGAGCCGTCGCTGTGGATGGTCTCGTCCGGGCGGATCCGCGACTCGAGTGCCAGCACGACGAGGACGATCGCGAGCAGTTGCAAGGAGAGCAACGACGCGTACTCCCGGCCGAACATCTGATTCTCGACGTAGATCTCGCGAGTGAAAACTGGCAGACGCATGATGGCGGGCGTCCCGAAGTCGGAGACCGCGTACAGCGCGGCGAGCAACGCGCCGGCGGCGATCGCCGGCCTGAGGTGAGGGAGGGTGACGCGACGGAACGTCCGCCACCGCCCGTGGTTGAGCGTGCGTGCGGCGTCGACGAGTCTCGTGTCGAACGACAACAGCGCCGCCCTGGTCGTCAGGTAGACGTACGGATACGTGTAGAGCGTGATGACGAGGATCGACCCCGGCAGGCCGTAGATCTCGGGGAGTCGCTCGATTCCGAGCGGTGCCAGGATCGAGTGAAACTCGCCTCGAGGGCCGAACGCAGAGACGAACGTGAACGCGCCGATGTAGCTTGGAACGACCAGCGGCAACGCCACGGCGATCGTCCAGAAGCGACGAAACGGGAGATCGGTACGCACCGTGAGGTAGGCAAGCGGAACGCCGACCAGCACCGACGCCGCCGTCACGCCGGCCATCAGCAGGATGCTGTTGAACAGGACGTCGAACGTTCGCGGGCTGGCGAGCAACTGCCAGGCGCGGTCCGGCTGGACGTTCGCCGCCTGGAGCAAGAGCCACGTCAGCGGAAAGACCATACTGGCAGCGATCGCGCCCGCGAGCAGCGTCAGCCCTATCGGGGGACGATCGGTCGCGGATCGGGAGACAGTCGAGAGCAGTGATTTCATAGACGACCTCGCTATTCGGGCCGGTAGCGACCCGACCGCCGCAGTCGGCTACGGCAGTCGCTCGCTACCGCATTTTCTAACAGTGTAACCGTCTCGTTCCAACGGGTATAAGTTTTAGGTTTGCCTAATCCGCGAACATGGAGCTGACCAGACGCGACGCGGTCGCCGCGCTGGCCACGCTCGGCGTCGGCGGCGCGGCCGCTCTCGGCGTTCGTGACTGGCAACGCGACGACCGAGGTGACGTCGTCGACGACGAACTCGTCCAGGACACGCTGGTCGCCGCCGCCGAGGTCGTCTACCCCTCCGACGTCTCGGGGACGGCAGCGTTCGTCGAGACGTTCCTCGAGGGACGCCTCGAGCGGGAGGCACACGCACGCGGGCTGCGCGAGACGACGGCAGCGTTCAACGACGTGTCGGAACAGTGGCACGGCGACGAGTTCCCGGCGCTGTCGCCGGCGGATCGAGATCGAATGCTCCGGGAGGTCGGTGCGGACACCGCCGAGGAAACCCCAGACGGGACGCTGGCCGAACGGGTGCGCTACTACGTGGTCAACGACCTGCTGCTGGCGCTTTACGCCTCGCCGACCGGCGGGGAACTCGTCGGAATCGAGAACCCGCAGGGTCACCCCGGCGGGATCGACACCTACCAGCGGGGGCCGGAGGCGTGAGCACCGACAGAACACCGGTCGGGGACGCGGACGTCTGCGTGATCGGTGCGGGACCGGCCGGCGCGCTGGTCGCGGATCGACTCGCCGACGCCGGCCGCCGCGTGGTCGTCCTCGAGGCCGGCCCCCGGTTCGATCCCGACGACCGCCTCGAGCGCCAGGAGCGGGCGATCCGGCCCGCCTACGACCGCCCGGACGTCTGGGATGGCGACCCTGAACGGGACGTTCACGTGTCGTCGAACGAGGACTGGTTCTACCCGCTCAACCACACTCGCGTCAAGGGCGTCGGCGGGTCGACGCTCCACTGGCAGGGGATGGTGATGCGGCTCCACGAGGACGACTTCGACTCCGCGAGCGAGCGGGGCGTCGGCGTCGACTGGCCGATCGGCTACGCGGACCTCCGGCCATACTACGCCGAGGCGGAACGCGAGATCGGGGTCGCCGGAGCCGACGACAACCCCTTCGCGCCGCCCCGCGAGGAACCTCACCCGATGCCGGCGTTCAAGCCCTCCTACAGCGACGGGCTGTTCGCCGAAGCCTGCGAGAACGTCGAGATCGCGATGCACTCCGTGCCGAACGCTCGCAACTCCGAAGTGTACGACGGCCGGAGCGCCTGCGTCGGCTACGGTACCTGCCAGCCGGTCTGTCCGTCCGGCGCGAAGTACGACGCGACTGTCCACGTCGAACGAGCGGAAGAGCGGGGGGCGACGGTGATCGACCGGGCACCGGTACAGTACCTCGAGCACGACGCCGACTCGATCAGCGCAGCCGTCTACGCGACACCCGACGGCGAGCACAGACAGGAGGCCGACAGCTTCGTGATCGCCTGCGGCGGCGTCGAGACGCCGCGGCTGCTCTTGCTGTCCGAATCGGAGCAGTACCCGAACGGACTGGCGAACTCGAGTGGGCTCGTCGGCAAATTCTTCATGGACCACCTCTTTGCCGGGATGGGCGGCACGCTCGAGGAGCCGACCCGACAGAACCACGTCGGCTTTCTCACCAGCGAATCCCACCAGTTCTACGACGACGCCGACGAAGAGGTCGGCCCGTTCAAACTCGAGTTCTTCAACTACGCCGGCCCCTCGCCCGTCGAGTCGGCCCTCGGGGGCGACGACTGGGGCGACGAGCTCCTCGAGCGGCTGCGACGCGAGTACGGCACCCAGGTCGGCATGGGCGCGCTGGTCGAACAGCTCCCCCGCGAGGACAGCTACGTCGCGCTCGATCCCGACCGGACGGACGACCGCGGCAATCCCGTCCCGGACGTCCACTGGAACGTCGACGAACGCGCCCT
Protein-coding sequences here:
- the engB gene encoding GTP-binding protein EngB, with protein sequence MFDTRPDREAEVVLVGRSNVGKSTLMRKLTGHSFDTGGKPGVTREPNHYDWAPEDFVLTDLPGFGFMSGVDEDRREAIKTDIVHYIEEYADNILVAILVVDGKSVVDIIDRHSGPDEIPYDVEMFHFLRELGIPTVVAVNKMDKVDDRDERLDELCDRLGLHPPWQQWQDTIAPISAKRDQLEPLYEAVRTHLHEQQRDDLFKFF
- a CDS encoding GNAT family N-acetyltransferase; this encodes MKIRSATSADREAIRAVARETWHDTYDDLEADTIDAVVDEWYGDDELETAIGGWHGDDLDVSLEGIDTVLLVAEVGGEVVGFTHALADGEEGDVLRMYVHPDHQDAGVGTALHQHLRERLVELGVTRMRAFDLASNEASRTFYEGLDFEETDRGTVQIGDGTYDEAVYTLEF
- a CDS encoding ABC transporter permease; its protein translation is MKSLLSTVSRSATDRPPIGLTLLAGAIAASMVFPLTWLLLQAANVQPDRAWQLLASPRTFDVLFNSILLMAGVTAASVLVGVPLAYLTVRTDLPFRRFWTIAVALPLVVPSYIGAFTFVSAFGPRGEFHSILAPLGIERLPEIYGLPGSILVITLYTYPYVYLTTRAALLSFDTRLVDAARTLNHGRWRTFRRVTLPHLRPAIAAGALLAALYAVSDFGTPAIMRLPVFTREIYVENQMFGREYASLLSLQLLAIVLVVLALESRIRPDETIHSDGSGRSGESRVTLGKWRWPATLLPATVSSVALVVPVWILGLWLVRADSGRRADLAFEWSYAFNSVTVSFVTALLAAAAALPVAYFAAKHDSPLATIFERATYVGFAVPGIVLAFALVYFGTGYAPAIYQTLPLLVFAYVVRFMPQAVGSIRTTTLQIDPALVESARTLGDAPLGAFRRVTLPLIAPGVSAGAALVFLTTMKELPATLVLRPAGFETLVTQIWRAQEAAYFQYAAVPALLIIVVSGFSMVIMLSQERLH
- a CDS encoding GMC family oxidoreductase, yielding MSTDRTPVGDADVCVIGAGPAGALVADRLADAGRRVVVLEAGPRFDPDDRLERQERAIRPAYDRPDVWDGDPERDVHVSSNEDWFYPLNHTRVKGVGGSTLHWQGMVMRLHEDDFDSASERGVGVDWPIGYADLRPYYAEAEREIGVAGADDNPFAPPREEPHPMPAFKPSYSDGLFAEACENVEIAMHSVPNARNSEVYDGRSACVGYGTCQPVCPSGAKYDATVHVERAEERGATVIDRAPVQYLEHDADSISAAVYATPDGEHRQEADSFVIACGGVETPRLLLLSESEQYPNGLANSSGLVGKFFMDHLFAGMGGTLEEPTRQNHVGFLTSESHQFYDDADEEVGPFKLEFFNYAGPSPVESALGGDDWGDELLERLRREYGTQVGMGALVEQLPREDSYVALDPDRTDDRGNPVPDVHWNVDERALRTLERANEIQREILEELGAEITWQVGPENTGPAYHHMGTTRMGDDPDESVVNARLRTHDLENCWIVGSSVFPTGGAMNPTLTIAALALRAAEHVDAELK
- the tsaA gene encoding tRNA (N6-threonylcarbamoyladenosine(37)-N6)-methyltransferase TrmO; amino-acid sequence: MDEPIEYTPIGWIRTPFDDPAGMPIQSAATATEATVELEERFAPGVADLEEFSHAILVYHFHRGDPEPSLSVTPFLDEADRGVFATRAPVRPNRIGLSVVRVVAVEGATITVEGADVVDGTPLLDVKPFVPAFDAPEDADVGWLEGVDDPGAVTADERFADADETNRE
- a CDS encoding gluconate 2-dehydrogenase subunit 3 family protein, producing MELTRRDAVAALATLGVGGAAALGVRDWQRDDRGDVVDDELVQDTLVAAAEVVYPSDVSGTAAFVETFLEGRLEREAHARGLRETTAAFNDVSEQWHGDEFPALSPADRDRMLREVGADTAEETPDGTLAERVRYYVVNDLLLALYASPTGGELVGIENPQGHPGGIDTYQRGPEA
- a CDS encoding TIGR00341 family protein; its protein translation is MRLVQLMVPMGAREKILETLEEEGVEYVVTDETSGREYTAVVYFPLPSAAVESVLDALHEEGVDEDAYTVVVDAETVISRKFETLRDEYENGDVEEDRISRQELQTHAEEMTPSFSIYVTLTVVSALVATAGLLLDSPAVVVGSMVIAPLIGPALGASIGTVLGDEDLLRSGVKHQVLGVALAIGSAAVFAWLIRMGNIVPPGLNIATIGEISERLTPDLLSLVIALGAGVAGILSIATGVSVALVGVMIAAALIPPAATAGIAIAFGEPAAAIGSTVLVFVNVLSVNLAGLVTLWYTGYRPESLFDLEPTRARIRRQIGALALVVLVFSAFLGGITYSTYQTGSFEQDARDEAVAVLEENGDDLQLIDLEVVLNDDYPFRGPERVVVTIGVPPDEADPDLAEELHERINQHADEPVGVQVRYVEVVER